The proteins below come from a single Perca flavescens isolate YP-PL-M2 chromosome 8, PFLA_1.0, whole genome shotgun sequence genomic window:
- the si:dkeyp-59c12.1 gene encoding ras-related and estrogen-regulated growth inhibitor-like protein: MDANIVVMGTESVGKSALTVRLLTRRFIGEYGDIESIYSHSYMVDGREIALNVWDSPYSEDFSVKTSLFEKKVQWADGYVLVYSICDRVSFNTVSRLIQTIKSTKDYLKADKAPIVIVGNKRDLHHRRTVLSEEGRLLALNTDCLFYEVSAAENYHSVLMVFHGLLDRVKDTKLTTKRPLGFRGIVKSMSAVFARRRTDSF, translated from the exons ATGGACGCCAACATTGTTGTTATGGGGACAGAAAGCGTCGGCAAATCAG cgCTGACTGTGCGTCTCTTAACTCGAAGATTCATCGGAGAGTATGGAGATATTG AATCCATCTACAGTCACAGTTATATGGTAGACGGGAGGGAAATCGCTCTCAATGTTTGGGATTCACCTTATTCTGAG gattTTTCCGTGAAGACGTCCCTCTTTGAGAAGAAGGTCCAGTGGGCAGACGGCTACGTTCTTGTCTACAGCATCTGCGACAGGGTCAGTTTCAACACCGTCAGCAGGCTCATTCAGACCATCAAGTCCACTAAAGACTACCTGAAAGCAGACAAAGCACCCATAGTGATTGTGGGTAACAAGAGGGACCTACACCACAGGCGGACAGTGCTGAGCGAGGAGGGCCGGCTGCTGGCTCTCAACACAGACTGCCTCTTTTATGAGGTGTCAGCGGCCGAGAACTATCACAGCGTGCTCATGGTGTTTCACGGGCTGTTGGACAGGGTGAAGGACACCAAGCTGACAACGAAGAGGCCTCTGGGGTTCAGGGGCATAGTGAAAAGCATGTCTGCAGTGTTTGCCAGAAGACGGACCGACTCTTTTTAG